From the Candidatus Syntrophosphaera sp. genome, one window contains:
- the pheS gene encoding phenylalanine--tRNA ligase subunit alpha — MQEQLKEVAAQARIDISACRNLNDILNVRAKYLGKKSLVNNLYSRLRELPDAEKPAFGQMINNLRDEVEKLLARRELELKQASHDKQDLARSEDLSLPGIFCQRGSLHPLTIVRRQIEDVFISLGFEIAEGPDIDDEFHNFDALNTPPDHPSRNLADTFYLDNGYLLRTQTSTVQVRIMEKYPPPIHIISPGRCYRNDKPDPSHSPVFHQVEALVVDKGISLADLKDTLQNFARIMFGPNVRSRIRPHFFPFTEPSAEMDISCVGCKGQGCRICKNSGWLELGGAGMVDPNVFKMLGIDPETYSGYALGVGIERIAMLKYNIPDMRILFENDVRMLRQFSGESL, encoded by the coding sequence GTGCAAGAACAGCTGAAAGAAGTTGCGGCCCAGGCCAGAATTGACATCTCCGCCTGCCGGAACCTGAATGACATACTCAATGTCAGAGCCAAATATCTGGGCAAGAAAAGCCTGGTCAACAACCTGTATTCACGGTTGCGCGAATTACCGGACGCCGAAAAGCCCGCGTTCGGGCAGATGATCAACAATCTGCGTGACGAGGTTGAAAAGCTGCTGGCGCGGCGGGAACTGGAGCTGAAACAGGCCAGCCATGACAAACAGGACCTGGCCCGGTCAGAGGATCTCAGCCTGCCCGGGATCTTCTGCCAGCGAGGTTCTCTCCACCCCCTGACCATCGTGCGCCGCCAGATCGAAGATGTGTTCATCAGCCTGGGTTTCGAGATCGCTGAAGGTCCCGATATCGATGACGAATTCCACAATTTCGACGCTCTGAACACCCCGCCCGACCATCCTTCCCGCAACTTGGCGGATACATTTTATCTGGACAACGGATACCTGCTGCGCACCCAAACCTCAACCGTGCAGGTGCGCATCATGGAAAAATATCCGCCCCCGATCCATATCATTTCGCCCGGAAGGTGCTATCGCAACGACAAGCCGGACCCCTCCCATTCCCCCGTCTTTCATCAGGTGGAAGCGCTGGTTGTGGATAAAGGCATATCACTGGCCGATCTGAAGGATACTCTGCAAAACTTTGCCCGGATCATGTTCGGCCCAAATGTGCGTTCCCGCATCAGGCCGCATTTCTTTCCCTTCACGGAGCCCAGCGCAGAGATGGACATCAGTTGCGTGGGTTGCAAAGGCCAGGGCTGCAGGATCTGCAAGAACTCTGGCTGGCTGGAGCTGGGCGGAGCGGGTATGGTCGACCCCAACGTCTTCAAGATGCTGGGCATCGATCCTGAAACATACTCGGGATACGCTTTGGGCGTGGGCATCGAGCGCATCGCCATGCTCAAGTACAACATCCCGGACATGCGGATCCTCTTTGAGAACGATGTCCGGATGCTTCGCCAGTTCAGCGGAGAATCGCTATGA
- the rplT gene encoding 50S ribosomal protein L20, producing the protein MPRSANNVSAHRRRKKYMLAARGFFGRRSKTYRMARQTVERGMAFAFAHRKLKKRQFRSLWITRINAACRINDMSYSRFINGLHKNNIEINRKTLAHLAWHDSDAFSKLVEIAKG; encoded by the coding sequence ATGCCAAGATCAGCTAACAACGTATCCGCGCATCGCAGAAGAAAGAAATACATGCTTGCCGCCCGGGGCTTTTTTGGACGCCGGAGCAAGACCTACCGCATGGCCCGCCAGACAGTGGAACGCGGCATGGCTTTTGCCTTTGCCCACCGGAAACTGAAAAAACGCCAGTTCCGCAGCCTGTGGATCACCCGCATCAACGCTGCCTGCAGGATCAACGACATGTCCTACAGCAGATTCATCAACGGATTGCATAAAAACAACATCGAGATAAACCGCAAAACCCTGGCCCACCTTGCCTGGCACGATAGCGACGCCTTCTCCAAGCTGGTGGAAATCGCCAAAGGCTGA
- the rpmI gene encoding 50S ribosomal protein L35, translating to MPKIKTNRSAAKRFKVTGTGKIVRHHAKSAHIKTKKSPKLKRNLRASAIVRKCDEKRISRMLGM from the coding sequence ATGCCAAAGATCAAGACAAACCGTTCCGCCGCCAAGCGGTTCAAGGTTACCGGCACAGGAAAGATCGTGCGTCACCACGCTAAAAGCGCGCACATAAAAACCAAGAAATCACCCAAGCTGAAACGCAACCTCCGCGCCAGCGCCATCGTGCGCAAATGCGACGAAAAGCGGATCAGCAGAATGTTGGGAATGTAA
- the infC gene encoding translation initiation factor IF-3 — MPKERVNNQIIANSVRLIGADGKQIGVVPIKEALRRAEEANLDLVEISPNIDPPVCRILDFSKYYFQKEKKAKEARKKQHEIEIKEIKFGPNTEEHDFNFKKNNAIKFFKQHNKVKFTVRFRGRQMAHKELGYNVLERLKNDLGYLADVDSEPVSERNLLSFIMTPKKDIDRILEKLGKTGAAEQDAPAAAPENEVKAIPKAEASETEQS, encoded by the coding sequence GTGCCCAAGGAAAGAGTAAACAACCAGATCATCGCGAATTCCGTCCGCCTGATCGGAGCTGACGGCAAGCAGATCGGCGTGGTCCCGATCAAGGAAGCCCTGCGCAGGGCTGAGGAAGCGAACCTGGACCTGGTGGAGATTTCCCCCAATATCGATCCGCCTGTCTGCAGGATCCTGGACTTCAGCAAATACTATTTCCAGAAGGAAAAGAAAGCCAAGGAAGCCCGCAAGAAGCAGCATGAAATTGAGATCAAAGAGATCAAGTTCGGCCCCAATACCGAGGAGCACGATTTCAATTTCAAGAAAAACAATGCCATCAAGTTCTTCAAACAGCACAACAAGGTCAAGTTCACGGTTCGCTTCCGGGGCCGGCAGATGGCCCATAAGGAACTTGGCTACAACGTTTTGGAAAGGCTGAAAAATGACCTGGGTTATCTGGCGGATGTCGATTCGGAACCGGTTTCTGAACGTAATTTACTATCTTTTATCATGACCCCGAAGAAAGACATCGACCGCATCCTGGAAAAACTGGGAAAAACAGGCGCTGCCGAGCAGGATGCACCTGCCGCGGCTCCGGAAAACGAGGTCAAAGCAATACCCAAAGCCGAAGCTTCGGAAACTGAGCAATCCTGA
- the malQ gene encoding 4-alpha-glucanotransferase has translation MKNNGILLHISSLPSDYGIGDLGPSAYQFTDFLVENGYRYWQILPLYQTGYGNSPYNPLSAFALNPYLISPDLLFEDGLIDLPDLEAARLPRNNQVPYDSVYRLKDQLLIRAANNFLSDIEIYDYIESNALYLKPYLVYITLCKLYGDSGWHLFRPEHRSYSDALYDSLFKSYGRQMLQAACAQAIVKDQLHRLKDYINSQGLELIGDMPLYLAYHSSEVWSNQHLFDLDHYGNRLHVAGVPPDAFSAEGQLWGNPVYRWEEMRQNGFQLFIHRLKDALGYLDKLRLDHFIGYVNYWSVPCPLDPESGAPVLPDNALGGSWVKSLPEDFFPLIKAIFRGNRFIAEDLGILNAEVCRFRDECGLPGMIILQFCFEEGIPDIRNFPAERYLYTGTHDNPTLREWFATLDEDSPSRKNLLAFLKQNHILFSGLSLEDDQDLADAIHRVMCIIAQSSGCENVILPAQDLLGEDSSARMNIPGTALGNWQWRLADFAELFTKHFPCDLKSL, from the coding sequence ATGAAAAACAACGGCATCCTCCTGCACATCAGTTCCCTGCCTTCAGATTACGGGATCGGGGATCTGGGCCCCAGCGCGTATCAGTTTACCGATTTCCTGGTGGAGAACGGGTATAGGTATTGGCAGATCTTGCCCCTCTATCAAACCGGATATGGCAATTCCCCCTACAACCCTCTTTCCGCCTTTGCCCTAAACCCATATCTGATCAGCCCGGACCTGCTTTTTGAAGACGGCTTGATCGACCTGCCCGATCTGGAAGCGGCCCGTTTGCCAAGAAACAACCAGGTTCCCTATGATTCCGTTTACCGGCTGAAAGATCAGCTATTGATCAGAGCAGCAAATAACTTCTTGTCCGACATTGAAATATATGACTACATTGAAAGCAACGCTTTATATCTTAAGCCTTATCTGGTATACATAACCCTATGCAAGCTCTATGGTGACAGCGGCTGGCATCTCTTCCGGCCGGAACACAGATCATACTCAGATGCCCTCTACGACTCGCTTTTCAAGAGCTACGGACGGCAGATGCTGCAGGCAGCCTGCGCCCAGGCGATTGTGAAAGACCAATTGCACCGCCTGAAGGATTACATCAACTCACAGGGTTTGGAACTGATCGGCGACATGCCGCTGTATCTGGCCTATCATAGCTCGGAAGTTTGGTCAAACCAACACTTGTTTGATCTGGACCACTACGGAAACAGGCTGCATGTGGCCGGCGTGCCCCCCGACGCGTTCAGCGCGGAAGGCCAGTTGTGGGGAAATCCCGTCTATCGCTGGGAAGAAATGCGCCAGAACGGATTCCAGCTTTTCATCCACCGCCTCAAAGACGCGTTGGGCTATCTGGACAAGCTGCGCCTGGACCATTTCATCGGCTATGTCAACTATTGGTCTGTTCCCTGTCCCCTCGATCCGGAAAGCGGAGCCCCGGTCCTGCCAGACAATGCCTTGGGCGGATCATGGGTCAAGTCCCTGCCGGAGGACTTTTTCCCCCTCATTAAGGCCATTTTCCGCGGAAACAGGTTCATTGCCGAAGATCTGGGCATACTCAATGCTGAGGTTTGCCGGTTCCGGGATGAATGTGGCCTCCCGGGCATGATCATCCTGCAATTCTGTTTCGAGGAAGGGATCCCCGATATCAGGAATTTCCCTGCTGAAAGGTATCTTTACACCGGGACCCACGACAACCCCACGCTGCGGGAATGGTTTGCCACGCTCGATGAGGACTCTCCCAGTCGCAAAAACCTGTTGGCCTTCCTGAAGCAGAATCACATCCTGTTCTCAGGATTGAGCCTGGAAGATGATCAGGACCTTGCAGATGCCATCCACCGGGTGATGTGCATCATCGCCCAAAGCTCGGGTTGCGAGAATGTGATCCTCCCGGCCCAAGACCTGCTGGGCGAAGATTCCTCCGCCCGCATGAACATTCCCGGTACTGCACTGGGAAATTGGCAATGGCGCCTGGCGGACTTTGCAGAGCTATTCACAAAGCACTTTCCCTGCGATCTAAAGTCTTTGTGA
- the holA gene encoding DNA polymerase III subunit delta, with protein sequence MPALNALDFESAKVELGDNFLLLGSDAFLTDLVTDHVRIELKQKSDADLVIIYGDEARSAQINDLLDTYSIFSSAKLIIFRNAEALKKEELDCLAAYFQSPSEQQSLVVVAEKIDARVSGWKKIKDACQNVICDPPRYSGLMAPWLDRTLAKMGKTMAPAAKSLFVNRVELDYANANNELAKLVILTGDKKQISQADVMRGIGSSRVGTKIDFFRALGKRQVKDGLVLLDRMLASEFKPLQVLSMLNQFFLSIYLILLLKKNHISSSEISSKYLNDLFPSQRPEFLGFANNYTLPQMRRVFSLLLDTDSKIKTSMGSDAVLLTTCILKIMETA encoded by the coding sequence ATGCCTGCCCTGAACGCACTTGACTTTGAATCGGCCAAGGTCGAACTGGGCGACAATTTCCTCCTGCTGGGAAGCGACGCGTTTCTGACCGACCTGGTCACCGATCATGTTCGTATAGAGCTGAAACAAAAATCAGATGCCGATCTGGTCATCATCTATGGTGACGAGGCCAGATCTGCCCAGATCAACGACCTGCTGGATACCTATTCCATCTTTTCCAGCGCCAAGCTGATCATCTTCCGCAATGCCGAAGCTCTCAAAAAGGAAGAGCTTGATTGCCTGGCAGCCTATTTCCAAAGCCCCTCCGAACAGCAAAGCCTGGTGGTTGTGGCGGAAAAGATCGACGCCCGCGTCTCCGGCTGGAAAAAGATCAAGGACGCCTGCCAGAACGTGATCTGTGATCCGCCCAGATATAGCGGACTCATGGCCCCCTGGCTGGACCGCACGCTCGCGAAAATGGGCAAGACCATGGCCCCGGCAGCCAAATCCCTGTTCGTCAACCGGGTGGAACTGGATTACGCCAACGCCAACAACGAGCTGGCCAAGCTTGTCATCCTGACCGGAGACAAAAAACAGATCTCCCAGGCTGATGTGATGCGCGGCATCGGTTCCTCCAGGGTCGGCACGAAGATAGACTTTTTCCGGGCCCTGGGCAAAAGGCAGGTCAAAGACGGCCTGGTGCTGCTGGACCGGATGCTGGCCTCTGAATTCAAGCCCCTGCAGGTTTTGTCCATGCTCAATCAATTTTTCCTGAGCATCTATCTGATCCTCCTGCTGAAAAAAAACCACATCAGCTCCTCGGAGATCAGCTCCAAATACCTCAATGACCTTTTCCCCAGCCAGAGGCCTGAATTCCTGGGCTTTGCCAACAACTACACCCTGCCTCAGATGCGAAGGGTCTTTTCCCTGCTCTTGGATACTGATTCCAAGATCAAGACCAGCATGGGCAGCGACGCCGTTCTGCTGACTACCTGTATCCTCAAGATTATGGAAACGGCATGA
- a CDS encoding undecaprenyl-diphosphate phosphatase — MNFFSAVLLGILQGLTEFLPVSSSGHLVLAQHFFGVETGGDILFEVFLHLGTLLAVMIFFRKKLWSLLVSLLNWKNTLRHQAHRHNRTLVLYLIVASIVTASMYLIFGDVFESLYGKPLVVAFMLILTGSIIFFSDKVRSGGVPASQMGLIRGIIIGFVQGLAIIPGISRSGSTISAALFSGVKRRDAAEFSFLLSIPAILGANLVSLVKFQELGASQLGVYLGGFLAAFIAGYLVIAILIRLIVNARLKYFSFYCWALALSSIILILGGK; from the coding sequence ATGAATTTTTTCAGCGCTGTTCTTTTGGGCATTTTGCAGGGTCTGACTGAGTTTCTGCCGGTCAGCAGTTCGGGCCATCTCGTTTTGGCGCAACACTTCTTTGGCGTCGAGACTGGCGGTGACATCCTCTTCGAGGTGTTTTTGCACCTGGGGACATTGCTGGCCGTCATGATCTTCTTCCGCAAAAAGCTGTGGAGCCTTTTGGTTTCACTGCTGAACTGGAAAAACACCCTCCGCCACCAGGCCCACCGTCACAACCGCACTCTGGTGCTCTATCTGATCGTGGCCTCGATCGTCACAGCCAGTATGTATCTGATCTTTGGCGACGTTTTCGAATCCCTATACGGCAAACCGCTGGTCGTGGCCTTCATGCTCATCCTCACGGGATCGATCATCTTCTTCTCAGATAAGGTCAGGTCCGGAGGCGTTCCCGCTTCCCAGATGGGCCTGATCCGCGGCATTATCATTGGCTTTGTGCAAGGCCTGGCCATCATTCCTGGCATCTCGCGCTCCGGCTCGACCATATCCGCCGCCCTTTTTTCAGGTGTCAAAAGGCGCGACGCGGCGGAATTCTCCTTTCTGCTCAGCATTCCGGCGATCCTGGGCGCGAACCTGGTCAGCTTAGTAAAATTCCAGGAATTGGGCGCTTCGCAGTTGGGTGTGTATCTGGGTGGTTTCCTGGCAGCCTTCATCGCGGGTTATCTGGTCATCGCCATTTTGATCAGGCTGATCGTAAATGCCCGCCTCAAATACTTTTCCTTTTACTGCTGGGCTCTGGCTTTGAGTAGCATAATCCTGATCCTGGGCGGCAAATGA
- a CDS encoding divergent polysaccharide deacetylase family protein — protein sequence MPKRTKKRSRRKKAAKAGKIWPYLLILAICAGIIWFITSWKTPESKPVEEPALTAGVFSFEPVVDRVAEKLGVPPGSITRKAGPNSTLVSIPIDRSRMDLTFANMIVKTEFEEQGADLASGKAEGNRQVITFQAGDQLVEVRLFYASVPAAKKDSGKYLVIVVDDFGSIGGELLQGFMELPVEVTFAIFSGMKNSIATMEQAHQQGRETLVHVPMEPINYPRVNPGDNPILVQMSKAEVDRTLARHLHGMDLCIGINNHMGSLATTDHDVMGHVMDFLKGRDLLFLDSRTTNVSIAYQTAQKAHLQAYRNDLFLDSPDISSATMERKIAQIKSLGGSRSGVIAITHCHSQEKLDYLKTFIRKIEAEGFTLLPLSRFGKYDVPLIM from the coding sequence ATGCCGAAACGGACTAAGAAGCGGAGCAGAAGGAAAAAGGCCGCCAAGGCTGGCAAGATCTGGCCATATTTGCTGATCCTGGCCATCTGCGCCGGCATCATCTGGTTCATCACCAGTTGGAAAACCCCTGAATCCAAGCCTGTAGAAGAGCCTGCTCTGACAGCGGGAGTATTTTCGTTTGAGCCGGTTGTAGACCGGGTAGCCGAAAAACTGGGCGTCCCCCCGGGCAGCATAACGCGCAAAGCCGGCCCAAACTCAACCCTGGTCAGCATTCCCATCGACCGGAGCAGGATGGACCTGACTTTTGCCAACATGATAGTCAAAACCGAATTTGAGGAACAGGGCGCTGATCTGGCTTCCGGAAAAGCTGAAGGGAACAGGCAGGTGATCACCTTTCAAGCCGGAGACCAGCTTGTTGAAGTGAGGCTTTTTTACGCATCTGTCCCAGCCGCGAAGAAAGACAGCGGTAAATATCTGGTGATCGTAGTGGATGATTTTGGCTCGATCGGTGGCGAACTCCTGCAAGGCTTCATGGAACTGCCGGTCGAGGTGACCTTCGCGATCTTTTCCGGGATGAAAAACAGCATCGCAACGATGGAACAGGCCCATCAACAGGGCAGGGAGACACTTGTGCACGTGCCCATGGAGCCGATCAACTATCCGCGCGTCAATCCGGGGGACAACCCCATCCTGGTCCAGATGAGCAAGGCGGAAGTCGATAGGACACTGGCCCGCCATCTCCATGGCATGGACCTCTGCATCGGCATCAACAACCACATGGGCAGCCTGGCCACCACGGACCACGATGTCATGGGCCACGTGATGGACTTCCTCAAAGGCAGGGATCTGCTCTTTCTGGACAGCCGCACGACCAATGTCTCCATTGCCTATCAAACAGCGCAGAAAGCGCATCTGCAGGCTTATCGCAACGACCTTTTCCTCGATTCCCCGGATATCTCTTCCGCCACCATGGAGCGCAAGATCGCCCAGATAAAGAGCTTGGGCGGATCCCGGTCCGGTGTGATAGCCATCACCCACTGCCACTCCCAGGAAAAGCTGGATTATCTGAAAACCTTCATCAGAAAGATCGAAGCTGAGGGATTCACCCTGCTCCCGCTTTCCCGCTTTGGCAAATACGACGTTCCCCTGATCATGTGA
- the tsaD gene encoding tRNA (adenosine(37)-N6)-threonylcarbamoyltransferase complex transferase subunit TsaD, translating to MKRILAFESSCDDTSVAIVDSDYRVLCNLVSTQTDHSVFGGVLPELASRLHLKNILYLTEAVLKETGTGPADLSALAVSINPGLIGSLIVGLAFAKSLAWSWSKPLITVNHMLAHIFANFIEDPAIKPPFLALVVSGGHTELVHFSDLTNFEVVGKTLDDAAGETFDKTAKLLGLGYPGGPEIDRISQSGDPLFAPFPRALNRKGNYNFSYSGLKTAVLEYLGRQGRDFVAKHQADLAATVQQAIIDPLVNKTLAYAKETGVRTILLGGGVAANSALRAQLAAKASDRGIELHIPSLRLCIDNAAMVGAAAIPKLEASQFSPLDVNAFSTKGTRRL from the coding sequence ATGAAACGCATCCTCGCTTTCGAATCCTCCTGTGACGACACCTCTGTCGCGATCGTGGATTCGGACTACCGGGTCCTCTGCAATCTGGTTTCCACCCAGACCGATCATTCCGTCTTTGGCGGAGTCTTGCCAGAACTTGCCTCCCGCCTGCATCTGAAGAATATCCTCTATCTCACTGAAGCCGTCTTGAAGGAAACGGGGACCGGTCCCGCGGACCTCTCAGCCCTGGCCGTGTCCATCAATCCCGGCTTGATCGGCTCCCTGATCGTGGGCCTGGCCTTCGCCAAAAGCCTGGCCTGGAGTTGGAGCAAGCCGCTCATCACGGTCAATCACATGCTCGCCCACATCTTTGCCAACTTCATAGAAGACCCCGCGATCAAGCCACCCTTCCTCGCCCTGGTGGTGTCTGGAGGCCACACCGAGCTGGTCCATTTTTCAGACCTGACCAATTTCGAAGTGGTGGGCAAAACCCTCGACGACGCGGCCGGCGAGACCTTTGACAAGACCGCCAAGCTACTCGGCCTGGGCTATCCGGGCGGCCCGGAGATCGACAGGATATCGCAATCCGGCGACCCTCTGTTCGCCCCCTTTCCCCGCGCGCTTAACCGCAAGGGTAACTACAACTTCAGCTACAGCGGCTTGAAAACCGCCGTCCTGGAATACCTGGGCAGGCAGGGCCGGGATTTCGTCGCCAAGCATCAGGCTGACCTCGCGGCCACGGTTCAGCAGGCGATAATCGACCCCTTGGTCAACAAGACCCTGGCCTACGCCAAAGAAACAGGCGTCAGAACGATCCTCCTCGGAGGCGGAGTGGCCGCCAATTCAGCCCTCCGGGCGCAGCTTGCCGCCAAGGCCTCAGACCGGGGCATCGAGCTCCACATCCCCTCCCTGCGGCTTTGCATCGACAACGCAGCCATGGTCGGCGCGGCGGCGATCCCCAAGCTCGAAGCCAGCCAGTTCTCACCCCTGGACGTCAACGCCTTTTCAACCAAAGGCACGCGCAGGCTCTAA
- a CDS encoding sigma-54 dependent transcriptional regulator translates to MKGKVIILEDDNILANQIAKVLKQHDYSVLHSTNSDAFFEELRGYMPDVILLDVFLVGSRLNGLQVLKYLKDNLDFNYKVIVISGEVSTEQVNQIRGMGAYHFVEKGANFSINQLLLHIDNAVTLKRQEEQNLDLQIEYLNLKKQFTRSFPFIGDSEGINKVRSQLMKFAEVDEDVLILGENGTGKEVAANYFYVNSRRFGNPFHTIYCSALTESMIERELFGLEKGTVTEVDRGSVGLFEKCSEGLLFLDEVTNLSLQAQVKILRAIENKEIQVVGGSLKKVNTRLIFTSNADLKSLSDSVRFRKDFFYRIEGNVIEIPPLRERDNDILLLMSYFITSFSNIYHLSDQLDLRLLKDELLSYNWPGNVRELRNFCKYISINEQEINNRTIQKHLHNKMMSHPDGGASGMEKYFIISNIKDSAAAFEKDYITHYLKENDWQVSKTALAIGLERTTLYKKIKTLGIDVLPGNGDNEE, encoded by the coding sequence ATGAAAGGAAAAGTCATAATCCTCGAAGACGACAATATTCTGGCCAACCAGATCGCCAAGGTTCTCAAGCAGCATGACTATTCGGTCCTGCATTCCACCAATTCCGACGCCTTTTTCGAGGAATTGCGGGGCTACATGCCGGATGTCATCCTGCTGGACGTCTTCCTGGTGGGCAGCCGGCTGAACGGCCTGCAGGTGCTCAAATACCTGAAGGACAACCTCGATTTCAACTACAAGGTCATCGTCATCTCCGGCGAGGTCAGCACAGAGCAGGTAAACCAAATCCGCGGCATGGGGGCCTACCATTTTGTGGAGAAAGGCGCCAATTTCAGCATCAACCAACTCTTGCTGCACATCGACAACGCCGTCACCCTCAAACGCCAGGAAGAGCAGAATCTGGACCTCCAGATCGAATACCTGAACCTGAAAAAGCAATTCACCCGCAGTTTCCCCTTCATCGGCGACAGCGAGGGAATAAACAAGGTCCGCAGCCAACTGATGAAATTTGCCGAGGTGGACGAAGACGTCCTAATCCTGGGCGAGAACGGCACCGGCAAAGAGGTCGCGGCGAATTATTTCTACGTCAATTCTCGCCGTTTTGGCAACCCTTTCCACACCATCTATTGCAGCGCGCTCACCGAATCGATGATCGAGCGTGAGCTCTTTGGCCTGGAAAAAGGCACCGTCACCGAAGTTGACCGGGGCAGCGTGGGCCTCTTTGAGAAATGCTCTGAAGGCCTGCTGTTCCTCGATGAGGTAACCAACCTCTCCCTGCAGGCCCAGGTCAAGATCCTCCGTGCCATCGAGAACAAGGAGATCCAAGTGGTGGGTGGTTCACTCAAAAAGGTCAACACCCGCCTGATCTTCACTTCCAACGCAGATCTGAAGTCTCTTTCCGATTCGGTCCGCTTCCGCAAGGACTTCTTCTACCGCATCGAAGGCAACGTGATCGAGATCCCGCCTCTGCGCGAACGGGACAACGACATCCTGCTCCTGATGAGCTATTTCATCACCAGCTTCAGCAATATCTACCATCTCAGCGACCAACTCGACCTCAGGCTGCTCAAGGACGAACTGCTCTCCTACAACTGGCCAGGGAACGTCCGCGAACTGAGGAATTTCTGCAAATACATCAGCATCAACGAACAGGAGATCAATAACCGGACCATCCAGAAGCACCTGCACAACAAGATGATGAGCCATCCAGATGGCGGGGCCTCAGGAATGGAGAAATACTTCATCATCAGCAATATCAAGGACAGCGCCGCCGCCTTTGAAAAGGACTATATCACCCACTACCTGAAGGAAAACGACTGGCAGGTCAGCAAAACAGCCCTGGCCATCGGCCTGGAACGCACCACCCTCTATAAAAAGATCAAGACCCTGGGCATCGATGTGCTCCCGGGAAACGGCGATAATGAAGAATAA
- a CDS encoding glycoside hydrolase family 57 protein codes for MLNVVFYFQVHQPYRLRHVNVLDIGKNTDVFDDQLNGQVMRKVAQKSYLPTNQLLLSLIQKLEGRFRIAYSITGTAIEQFKAYSPETLDSFKALADTGCVEFLGETYYHSLAFLYDTNEFLDQVAMHRELMKNEFGHHTETFRNTELIYQDSLADLVYEIEGFKTIITEGADRILQWRTPLYAYKNYSKDINLLLKYYQLSDDIAFRFSNRDWPEFPLTVEKFVNWIDHLTLAEKEGRNLFLNLFMDYETFGEHQWADSGIFEFMQHFPEEVLKRPHLGFATPKEAAGLANYQQEGLSFPEPVSWADEERDLSAWLENDMQKNAIETFYRLLEQVKQSGDPQLLEMARKLSTSDHFYYMCTKYFQDGDVHKYFSPYDSPDQAYVYYINALADLEERLR; via the coding sequence ATGCTCAACGTTGTCTTTTACTTCCAAGTCCACCAGCCCTACCGCCTCCGGCACGTGAACGTGCTCGACATTGGCAAGAACACCGATGTCTTCGACGACCAACTGAACGGACAGGTGATGCGCAAGGTAGCCCAAAAGTCCTACCTGCCGACCAACCAGCTCCTTCTCTCCCTCATCCAGAAACTGGAGGGGAGGTTCCGCATCGCCTATTCAATTACCGGGACCGCGATCGAACAATTCAAGGCCTACAGCCCGGAAACCCTTGATTCCTTCAAAGCGCTGGCGGATACCGGCTGTGTGGAGTTCCTGGGCGAGACCTACTACCATTCCCTGGCCTTTTTGTACGACACAAACGAGTTCCTGGACCAGGTGGCAATGCACCGGGAACTGATGAAGAACGAGTTCGGCCATCACACGGAAACCTTCCGCAACACAGAATTGATCTATCAGGACAGCCTTGCGGACCTCGTCTACGAGATCGAGGGCTTCAAGACAATCATCACCGAGGGCGCCGACCGCATCCTGCAATGGCGAACGCCCCTCTATGCATATAAGAACTATTCCAAGGACATCAACCTGCTGCTAAAGTATTACCAGCTCTCAGACGACATCGCCTTCCGCTTCTCCAATCGCGATTGGCCGGAGTTTCCGCTCACCGTGGAAAAATTCGTCAACTGGATCGACCACCTCACCCTCGCCGAGAAGGAAGGACGCAACCTCTTCCTGAACCTGTTCATGGATTACGAGACCTTCGGCGAGCACCAGTGGGCCGATTCCGGCATCTTCGAGTTCATGCAGCATTTTCCGGAAGAAGTCTTGAAACGTCCCCACCTCGGCTTCGCGACCCCCAAAGAGGCTGCCGGGCTGGCCAATTACCAGCAGGAGGGCCTCTCCTTCCCGGAACCGGTTTCCTGGGCCGACGAAGAGCGCGACCTGTCCGCATGGCTGGAAAACGACATGCAGAAAAACGCCATCGAGACATTCTATCGCCTGCTGGAGCAGGTGAAACAGTCAGGCGATCCCCAATTGCTCGAAATGGCACGCAAACTAAGCACCTCTGACCATTTTTATTACATGTGCACCAAATATTTCCAGGACGGCGATGTCCACAAGTATTTCTCGCCCTACGACTCGCCCGACCAGGCCTATGTCTATTACATCAACGCCCTGGCCGACCTGGAGGAAAGGCTCCGATGA